The region TCAGCACTGTACAACATTTCACTGCTTGTGGTGAGTTTTTTGAGTTAGTAAAAAGGAAGTAGAATTCtattccacagctgaaactaaattttctttttcactatATAATCTCCAAATCAAGCATCAGCACAATATATACAAcactttcaaaataatttgaatataCATAAGTGCACATTGTTACAGTGTGTGCCCTTTTCCTCTATTAGATTATAATAAGAAGGTTAGCCTATCCTGTATGATTTATCTTTAATGTTTGAAAAGTATGTCTCCAGCATTTTAATCGAGCTGTTAACTGTGTAAACATAGTGACTAATTATAAATACCCACCAGAATCAGAACAATGAACTGAATGTAGTGTCATCATCCTTGAATAGCGGATTACACAAAATGACAGACTGGCCCTGCCTTACCAACcttttcaaactgttttttgtttgcttttaagaTTTTAGaacatgtttacatttttttcctaaaaagatACAGAATCTGTGATTTCCTTATGCATAGATCAGTTGCAACTGATTTCACATATTCTTGGGTACGAatgctaatatttttttttatttgtcctcTCGCACCAGAGTTCCTTAACGTTTGAGCTCTTCTCCGTCATGGTTCACTCAGGAAGTGCAGCTGGTGGCCACTACTACGCCTGCATCAAGTCCTTCAGTGATGGACAGTGGTACAGTTTTAATGACCAACATGTCAGCAAGGTAactgcacacaacaaagcagcCAGCCATTAGCCCCTGAAATTGTAAAAGAAATTGCCATTCCATGTAAGACTGCTCagttttctatcctttatttaatCAGTCTTTTAGGTCAGTGTTTCTAAATCTTTTCCTCCTCACAGCAGACACATTTGCACCATGCACACACATTTATATATCACCGGCCTGACATTAACACATAACAAAatttatttcagcatttcgtCATTTTTCATGAAGTGTGTAGTCATCTTACCCTGGCAGGAGTTGATGATCATGAAGCACTGAGCACTTGTTCAACCAGTCTCCAATgttctctttgttttttttatgccaAACTTAAAAAATCTGAACTCACACCACACGCAATTCCCACATGAAAAGTTATAGAGCGTGGCCTCTTTATCATATTTATACAACATGAAACACGACACATCACACAATTAATGTTTAaactaattaattattttgtcttttctcataTGTAGCTTTTCCAAAATTCTGTAGCACTCCCATTAATGTCAGAAGGCCCAAAGGGAAAAAATGCTGGGGTAAATAGCTGATTGAAAACTGCTTGCTCCTTAAAGTTACTTACCAGCACATTTGAAATTGTATCTTTAGTGGTCTAGTTTAGGTTTTGGGGTTATCAATTGAAATGTGGtttgttctgaattgcagatTACTCAAGATGACATTAGGAAAACATATGGTGGAACCTCAGGAACCAGAGGTTATTATTCTAGTGCCTTTGCCAGGTTAGTTGTAAATGCCTTTTCTATATGACAGGTTTATGGACTCCTGGAAAGctgtgtttgaaatgtttttgacacttcagttttgttttcttattaatacattattattcTATGAATCCCATATACTGTTTATTTGGTAGAGGGATTAACCTTGAATTAAACATCAACATCAGTAGCTGAAGCTAATTTTTTAACAGTGTCGCCAAACTTTTACTGAATAGTAGTTTCTTCAGACTGAATAATCAACCTTTTTTCCAATTTCAATAGTTCTACAAATGCGTATATGCTGATCTACAGACTAAAGGATCCTTCAAGGAATGCAAGTAAGTTATTGAAAAAGAGCCACTTTCGATATTTGTGGTGTTATACCACTGATTTGTATAATTGTAGCATCACATTTTTCTCTCAAATGAAGAGGAGgctagtgcaaaaaaaaaagctatcgTATGTTTCAAGGCATGTATAGCTAACAAAATGGTTGGATCAGTACTGCTTCTTGTCATCTGTTTTCAcgttaacattttattattgatGATGTTTGACTGCGTAGAGTATTTGGAGGTTCAAGACTTCCCTGCCCATATAACGCGTCTAGTGCAGAAGGAGAAGGATCTGGAGGAGCAGGAAAAGAAGCAACGTGAAATAGAACGCAACACATGCAAGGTATGAGGCCCTTGCTAGACGTGGCTGGCTGCCATGTTTTACCTGTGTCAAGAGAGATTcctatttataataaaataggAAGAATAATAGAAATACCTTCTTTTGCACTTATATTttcataaccttttttttttctccacatagATTAAGCTGTTTTGCATGCACCCAGTGAAGATGCTTATGATGGAAAACAGACTCGAGGTTCACAAGGATAAGACACTGAAGGAAGCTGTTGAAATTGCATACAAGGTACAGAAAGTATCTAGAACTACATAAGTCTTTAATGATAGTATTTCATGCAATTGTTTGGTGGTATTCTAAAGTGAAATATGGAttcgtgtttttatttttaacatttgatgCAGAACACGCACATTTCTGTAGTATCAATTgcaactttcatttttttcctttaaaaatatgtaGTATGTCATAATGGGTGTTTTGCCACACACGTGAAATAGCAAGACCTAAGTAACATTTTCCATAATTTGTAGCCATGCACACTTCAAAAATACACCGTAAACCAGGGAACCTCCTCGGAAGATGCATATATACATCACTTTCTCTGGTCACAGTAAGTTATGCGAAGTTGATGTGCCCTGAAACAACTGTCCATGGCTTCTAGTCTTAATGGTGTGTTTGcaaaaggaaaaattaaaagtCTCTTTAGAGACACTTCGCCTCCCAGCATAGTGAACCAGAAACAGCTGATGTTAATACCCGTAAGTCATAGGTGTTAATAAACATTGATATGTTTCAACACAATATCATGTCGTGGATTTCTAGTCAAAGTGAGTATTAACAATAAATCTTCTCTTTAATATTGTGTACAGAATGTTCACAGATTGAACATTTGTGTTCCTTTGTTGCTTTAATTTTGTCCTTTTTCTTATGTGAAGCTCATGGACCTGGATGGGATAGTTCCCCTGAACTGCTGCCGCCTTGTTAAATACGATGAATTCCATGAGTATCTGGAGAGGTCATATGAAGGAGAGGAGGATACTCCAATGGGCCTTCTCCTGGGTGGAGTGAAGTCATCCTACATGTTTGACTTATTACTGGAAACAAGGAGGCCAGAACAAGTCTTCCAGCCATACAAACCAGGAGGTGAAAATTAGTCTCAAACACTGCTTTGCTTGCTTCCAGTTAGAAAATCAAGCTGCGGTTTTTCTGGCCTGCAATACGTACTGTGACCACAAGATGTCCTATTGTGTTTAGAACTGAATTATACCAATTTGCTCCATCAGCATTTGGTATAGACTTGCTAAATAGAAATAGACTTGCTGGTTGATATTTCTCTCATAAATCTATAGCTTTCTACAAATATCCTTGATTGCACCTGATAATATTTTTAGGAGCAAGCCAAATCTATGTCACGCTGTTTACAGCAGATGACATACTGAAGTTGTCTGAATGGTTTGGTTAAATCAGTGACTCATAGCCTCTCTTGCACACATAACAGGCCTGTTTAGCTTAGTCAGAATGCTGTAATGCACATATTGCCCATACATAGATGCACAGTCAAGCTATGGTGTTAAAGAAGTTCTGTACCCATTGATCCATTTCTTCTTGATTGTGGATCCTCGTTGAAATCAGCTGCTTTGGGTCTTGTATTCCTCGCAGAGGTGATGGTGAAAGTGCATGTTGTTGATCTGAAGACTGAGGTGATAGCCTCTCCTGTCAGTGTCAGAGCTTACCTGAACCAGACCGTCACAGAGTTCAAACAGCTAATATCACAGGTAGGAGATTCATTGATATGATGTCCAATCGTTTGTCTTGCATAAAACAAatggtttaatgtttttttatttttaatgtattgatgatgatgatatacCTCTCATGAGTAATGTGTGTGACGTGAATTCACACGTTGTACAAGCTATAAAACTTAATGGAGCTATTTCTCTCTCCAGAAAATTCTTATAGGTTATTTGGACAAACTGTGATAGAGTTTAATGGTGATCTTGTAGGGTAGGCAAGATGTTAAATTGttcacaaaatgtataataatactGAATACGTTAACCATTATGTCATAATTCAAATGCAAATACTGTTTCTGTTTGATAGGCAACTGGGCTCTCAGCTGAAACTATGCGCATAGTACTGGAGCGTTGCTATAATGACTTAAGGCTCCTCTATGTACCTAACAAGACACTGAAAGCAGAGGGGTTCTTCAGGAGTAACAAGGTCAGTCCATTTGTTTACataacagtacagcacagtaagtggtgaaatatttccatattaaatttaggaatcagaatttttttgttgaaaatacCTATGTACTTCTGCTCTTAAAACAATTTTTGCTGTCCATCTGGGCTAATTCATCAGATTTAGCTGCCTTAAGTGTTTGAAGATGCTGTCTTCTGAGTGCATCGTTAGATCATCGCTCTCTCTGTTGTGGCTCAGCTgctgttttgttattgtttttatgtagAATTGTTGAAGTGTCAGTGACCTGAGGAAATAGTTTCTCATCAGGTGGTGaaagcatatatatatagttacaGATGTGTTTCAATGTCATAATTTCTAATTTGAATAAATGGTTAAATTTTGCTAGTAAAGCTTCTAATAGTTTTTAGCCATAAAGTCAGCAAAGTaatgaaaaatgattaaaagaatCAGCAAATATATTTAGCAGAATGAAGTTCTGGAAagtaatattttgtttgttaattTCAGGTTTTTGTCGAAAGCTCCGATTCAACAGATCATCAAGTCACTTTCACGGATTCACTTTTATGGAAGCTGCTTGACCGCCATGGAAACACTATTAGACTGTTTGTTTCATTGCCTGAGCAATCTCCAGGTTCCCATGCAAGCAGAACTCTTTGCCAAAAAGGTGGTGGAGATTCAGGCCATTTGGAAGACAACTTTGAAATGGTAAAGGGCAACAGAAAATCGGTGGAGGCCATTTTGGAGGAAAGCACAGAGAAACTGAAAAACCTGTCTCTCCAACAGCAGCAGGGAGGAGGGAACGGAGACAGCCTCAAAAGCTCAGATGCTAGTGACTTTGAACACATTGAGTCACCCTCACAGGAGGCCGACTCTTCAATGTCAGTAGACAACAGAGAGCTGGAGAACCGGATTCAGACCTCGGATCCAGAGAACAACTTTCAGTCAGAAGAGCGTTCCGACTCGGATATAAACAACGATCGCAGTACCAGCTCGGTGGACAGCGATATCCTCAGCTCCAGCCACAGCAGTGACACGTTGTGCAATGCTGACAATGCCCCCATCCCCTTAGCCAATGGCCTTGACTCTCACAGCATCACCTGCAGTCGGAGGTCAAAAGCgaatgagggaaaaaaagagacGTGGGACACAGCAGAGGAGGATTCTGGGACAGACAGCGAGTATGATGAGAATGGCAAGAATAAAGGAGAGACCCAGTACATGTACTTCAGAGCAGAGCCATATTCTGCAGATGAAAGCTCTGgagaaagacaaaaatgtaTGTCTCTCCATATAATCTTCAGGGGCTGAAAAGAAGTGATTCTTATGGGTTGTTTTGGATTCCTGGGGAAGAGCTGCTAATATTCTAGGGGAATAAAATGTTGTAATTGAATAAAATACTGTTCTGTAGAGTTCTTTTTCCATTCAGCATCTGTTTAAGCACAGTTAATTAAGTTATGAAAAAAGCTGACAAAGGAAAGGTAAAttttaaagataaattataAGGAAAAAGACATAATTTGGTTGGTTTTTCAAATTCTGTTGTTGCTGTATGGTGTAATTAGCCGTATTAATAGATTTATTAATgtcattttaagaaatgttttttaatactTTGAGCCTTTAATCAAAACctgatttaaaatacaatatgactttgtattttgtatgttaTAAACGTTTCTTCATAGTGATTGTGTTAGTAAAATTGCATGTGAATACTATTTAAGTTTAGTCTGATTTTGCttgtttaaatacttttaatttGTAGTGCACTCAGAGTACACAGTGGTGCTGGAATCGTTGTTTATATCCTTGTCAGAGTTCTCTTCTAACAGAGTCGGTCTTTTAATATGTGATGAAATGTCTTGTAGGTCTGTTGGTCCATGTTGATAAAAGAATCACACTTGTGGCATTTAAACAAAATTTGGAGCCATTTGTGGGAGTTCCATCCTCTCAATTCAAGGTCTTCCGGGTCTATGCCAACAACCAGGAGTTTGAGAGTGTGCGACTCAATGAAAcactttcttcattttcagaTGATAATAAGGTGAGTGACTTTGAAAGTTGTCAGTTTTGAGTGCGACGTCTCAGCGTtttgtgtttcagaaaaaatGCCTCATAGACGACCCTGTTTTCTTTTGACACAGATAACAATAAGGTTAGGAAGAGCACTGAAAAAGGGGGAGTATCGAGTTAAAGTTTACCAGCTTCTGGTGAATGATCCAGAGGTAAGCACTGAACAGAAAAGGATTCCTTTTTGATGACTTATCACTGTATCACTACAGCATTGAAAATGTGtgccagctgtttttttagtCGGGACAAGtgactaaaatatttttagctcTCCTGGCACTTTACACTGATTACTAGTAATGTTTTATAGTAAGGGAAATTTACCTTATGAAGTTGAatactttaaacatttttttaatgtgccaCATGTATTGTTTTCCACACCTGAATTCAGCCTTGCAAGTTTTTAGTGGATGCAGTATTTGCTAAAGGAATGACAGTCCGGCAGTCTAAAGAGGAGCTTTTGCCTCAGCTCAGGGATCTTTGCAGACTGGATCTCAGCATTGACAGGTGAGTAATATtgcacagaaacagaaaaacgtTTAGGAAAGACAGggggaaaaataatttatacagCAGATTTTTCGGTAAGTAGTCTGCAGTCTTGTTTTGGAGATATTTTTAAGTGGCAGATGACTTAAGAAATAGACTTCTTTTAATATATCGGTTTGTCTTTTGCCACAGGAAAAGATTTTTCCAGAACTGCTGCCCTGTCCAATGCCAGTACAGATGAAAGCATATTTGCTTCTTGCTCACAGTGACACTGGCTGCATAAAAAACTTGCCTTAGTCCAAGACAAAAGCACTATTTTTTAACCTGTCCAGCAGGAATTGACTCATTGATTTTGCTATTATGttggttattatttaaaatgtcatttttaaacgAAATAACTTTCATGTTAAATGATAATtgcattgttttacattttatgcaTGTTAGATATGTAAAAAGTTTCTTTATGTACAGTTACTAAGAGTCACACCTgtgacctttttaaaaatagagaCCCCGAGATatggaacaacaacaacaataaaaaatgtatcatCTACAtccttttattataatttctctgatatataaataaaaagtcttaaaggAATGTGTTATATACCTGTAACATTATTTTTCCACAGGTTTCGTCTGAGGAAGAAAACCTGGAAGAATCCTGGAACAGTATTTCTGGACTATCATGTTTATGAGGAAGACATAAACATCTCTAGTAACTGGGAAGTCTTCCTTGAAGTTCTTGATGGTAATTGTTTCTATTAGTGCATTAGTAAAATTTTAAACTGCATTTACAGTTTATAACTCTAAAATATTTGCTGTTGTTCTTTGTAACTGGGGGGTTAGTCTAGCCAACAAGTTATTATAATTGTGTATAATTATGAAAAGGGTAATTTATACAGCGTATTTATTAGACCTTTTATTCAGTTGCATTTAGCTGCTTGAAAGCTATTGATATTGTAGAGCCAATACAAAGCTAAATCTTTTTAGTCTGAAACATAGAAAGTTACTAGATTAAAGCATTCAAATCATGAGAGGCCATTCATCTACACAGCTTAATGGATTTTTTCCAAAGTAGTAACAGTAGGAACTGGCCATTCATAACAGAAGACACACTTGAAAACAAGCAAGAGATGTTGAATTTCTAACCTTGTGTTCTGACTTCTGACTCATGAGTGTTTTTGTTGATCCTGTAGGCTCTGTGAGCTCTCTATCGGCTGCCTGTTTGGGTGATCGCATAATAAAGAGTTTGAAATTCACCTCCCCAGTGCTTCTTGTCACGCCAGGGTGTCTTCTCCGCGCTGTGTTGCACACCTACAGTAGCTGTTGCTCTGTCCTTTCACACTCCCTGCAGAACCGGAGAGGATGAAATCGATGTCTCAGCTCGCAGTGCTGACGCGGCGATGGAGTCCTGCGCAGATGAAGTTAGAGCCGTTCCGGGAGGCGGTTCTGGAGAGCAGCAGTGTTGatgaactgaaagaaaaagtgAGCTGccacattttagcatttcagtCCCCTTGCCTTAAGACTGAATTATATAAggaatgtataaatatattttgcatttgtgGTAGACACTCTGTTGCCGTTTGAATTTGCATCCACGCTTTTTGATTGTTTACTTCAgactaaattaatattttatcacTGATAATGGAATCCTTACACCTTCTCATACAGGCAAACACTGTTAAACTGTCTTAAGTAACAACTGTTTATTCCTGTATTTCCACCACTTGTGGTGGTTTAGTGAACTTGCAATgtcttgtttttcagctcagtGAAATAAGTGGAATTCCTCTAGAAAATGTAGAATTTGCAAaggtaatatatttttttttacattttaaaatgttactttgtgTTTGTTGATGTAAAACAGTAGAATTCtatgaatattgtttttcatctgttattaaaaaaaaaagaaaaaatgctttgGTTAAAcagctctattttgtttttctgcttatTTCTTGTATTTCTGTATTAAAGGGCAGAGGAACATTTCCATGTGACATCTCAGTACTGGAGATTCATCAGGATTTGGATTGGAATCCTAAAGTTTCAACTTTGAACGTCTGGCCTCTCTACATCTGTGATGATGGTGCCGTTGTCTTTTACAGGTAAAACACTGCTATAGATATAGTGCAAAACATATGACTTCATGTAGAGTTCAGAATTTACATCGTTAGCTTAAGCTCTCAGTCTGACTTAATGTCCATAATACAACCAATAATTTCTTACAGCCTTTAACTTAATTGAAATGCATATACACACATACATAGAGTAGCAGATTTATGTATTGATACCCTTCATCTCCAACAATGTTGTTTGCTAATTTATTAAgcttaatacagtataattttagACTGTACTTAAAACTATACTTATATTTTAAACCAGTGTCTCTTCCATGTTTGTGGAAAACACATTTAGGAAGTGGTAGTTCATTTCCTGTGCATATGCAATTTAAATTACAGGgtgtgaaaatatatttctataacATCCTACATTTATTACCTAACATTTTCAGTCAAAAGCTAAATTATGCTTTGCCCATTTATAAATGTATGCTGAACCTTTAAGGTAAATCCTTTATGTTCATgcaaacatatatttttaaaacataagtaTGCTTACAGAAAAGGAGGGAATTTAGTTTTTTCTGGCTGTCAGACAAACCATTTGTGTAAAGAGACACCCACTCTGGAGTAGCTCATTCTGGCTTACCTAAAGATCCCCCTTAATTCATTTGGTGAAGCATTTGTGGTGCCATGAATCAACCAGATAGctcctatactgtacataaaatgcTTTAGAATGGAAAGCCATTGAAAATGCATTTTGCATGCCAAAAACCTAGGAAGAACAATCATCCTCAAacagacccctgtggtactCATTACATTGCTCCATTTTGAGCATTTAAGCCTTATTTAATAAACCCTTATGTTTAAAGTTGATCTTATAAATTAGCCTTAATTAGCATTTCCCTAGCCTTACATGTAATAAGATTTTTTGGTTTATAATTAGTCTAGTTTTCTGCCCTTTGTATGGATGAGTGCTGCATTACCCTATCTTACTATTACCCTGTTTTGCTTCTTTAAGTACAATTGTTAGAGTACCATCAGGATCTGGAGATTTATCTTAAATGCTTCTAAAGCTTGTGAAATTTGTCTCTATTGTGCTGAAGTGATATATTGCTAATCTCTTTCCTCCTACTACAGTTTCATTGTTTAAATTTAGTGGTTGTCACTAATGTCTGTTAATcaagtcacatttttgtatcttTCCTTTGGAAGTATAAATGTATGATGTCTCATGAATTATTAGGtattaatacaaaatatgatTCCTGTAATCATAAGGATTATTATCTGTATTGTGAGATTTTCTGTCATATCACCTATAGTGTTTACTCTTGAAAATTGTAAAGTGGTGTTTGAATATGTAAAGTTGTCATGTTGTTTTGTAATTCTTTAATACATCTGTAACTCATTCAGAAGGTAATCCTACTGCATTCAGTAGTTTGTAATTAGTCTTGCATTTAGAATCTGTCCTGTGAGGTTGTATGTTTTAGTCAGAGCAATGCAGTTAAGTCTAGAGATGCTCATAgctctcattttttaaatttagagaCAAGTCAGAGGAACTCATGGAGCTATCAGATGAAGAGAGAAATGAGCTCATGAAAAAGGAAAGCAGCCGTCTGCTGAAGACAGGTCACCGAGTAAACTACTCACCTCGCAAAGAGAAAGCACTGAAGATCTATTTGGATGGTGCACCAAATAAAGACTCAGGCCAAGACTGAAGCTGGCTCTGTTCTCTGGAGTAGAACTCTATAGCTGGCTGCCTGTGGCTATGTAGCATCACCATAGCAGGAATCTTGTTTTGGTGTTAAAACAATACCACCAGTGCTGTATGGCTGATTGCCCACTACTCAGAGCCCTCGCGGTGTAATATGGCTCAGAATAAAGTTGTGCACTATAGTTAATTGTACTGTAAAGTTTAAAGGGAATAGCAAAAGATAAATCAGATAACCTAAAAGAAAACTACATTGAGGATAAAGTAAACAGATGGGTGCACATACTGAGTAGAACAGCTAGGCCTGAACTGGTATTGCTTAGCTTAGTCAGAGCTCTGCAGAGGCCTGAGAAAGAGCCATTCTTTCACACTTGTGCACATTTACCtcatttaattatataaaaaacaattgtatCATAACTTAGTTGAAACTAACCCCAATGATGTCAAAGATAAATCAAAAAGAAATGCTGAGAACAGCTATCTTCCATTCgttcaatattattttaatacaaattatGGGTTGTACCATTCTGGAAAATCAGAAATGTTAAGTGTTCACATACATGATTTCCAATCTTCCTTATTTTGATCAAATTTTGATTCTGGAAATTGAGAAGTATGGGTGTTCATATCCAAAGTTTCCAATTTTACTTATTTTGATCAAATTTTCATTCTGTAAAATGAGAAGTGTAGGTGTTCAGATCCAAGATTTCCAATCTTCCTTACTTTGATCAAACATTAATTGTTGGATGATTTTCAGACTTGGAGTTGAGCAATCTAGTGCTTTCCATCAGCCTTTCTGAGATTGACAGTGTGTATATGTCTGTATGTAAATATCTTTCCATTTGTTGCAGTCCTACTAAATCTGACTTCTCTACCCATCAGTCTCCTAAATTCTGAACGATACTGTGTAATTTTAAATCTACTTGTttatttcatacattttcttttggttGGTACATATTAGTTCTCATACTCCCAAGGCTGCTTGGcttttttgtaaattattttgtctAAGACTTAATGAATGTTAGGTCTGAATTATATGGCACAGGTTTTAATTTTTGTCTGTATTTAACCATCTTTTGTGTATGTAGATAAGTTTTTTTCCCTCTGCACAACAACATAGTATACACATCCcttgaggtgaaaaatgtttCATGGTGTGCGTTTGGGAAGCCCGCTTGAAATGCCCTAATTACAGATAGGGTGCATTGAAAAGCAGGTTTGGCTTTGCTGCACAGTTTTACACTGATAGAGCAGGTGTGCATAGTGTGAAAGCACTGCCTAATTTATTAAACGCAACAAATCACAAAAGAGAAGTGTGGTTTTTGGAAGGTGTCTCATGCTGTTGCAAGCTGTTTACAGTAGACATGCCAATAAAAagtttattatgttttattgttttgagttttaaatCGTGTGAACATAGAAGAGATGATTTTAGAATGGAATTAAAAGGCTTTTTTCATAATTGCAGCATTTTgtcataaattaatatatttacatctaCAAAAATTTAGCTGTATTACCAGTCAAGTCTTTTTTCAGAATAGTAGGAAATCATATTTGAAATTCAAAAGAATCTTGAGTTTAGACTATTACATCTATTTATATGATCCCAGCTCATTCCAGATATTATTCCTTATTATGGAAACCTTCAAACACATGCAGCAGACAAGAGTATATTATTGCAACAGAAATAGGAGAAAAATGTAAAGatctttcatgtttttaatttctattcaagcaaggtacagtatatcactgcaAAATGGAACTGAAGTGATGCAGGCAACAATATTCTCAACTTTAAAGATCAACTTTAAAACACTTAATATTTTGGTGGGTTTTAAttcttttagattttgtgtaagTGTCCAATTGGATAGTACAGAAACAATGgtgatgtttattttccttattacatttttttaaagtaattattttCTGGTTCCCTcaaaaaaatgatttctttGATAAAATGTATCCCTTTTTCCCCCCCAGAGTAAACAAATGTAACAGCAGTTTGTTTCTATCGGTCTGTCACCAGCACACAGTAACCACAATTGAAATGTGTATTTATAATATGCAGTAATACATTTGTAAGTAATAAGTTTGGACGGATTAAAGAAAAGCAACACAGAGAAGTGGATGGTCCTGAACTTGTATCTTAGAGTATATTTTACAAAGAGTAATTTAAGATGACATTTTTCCACAATTTAGCAGAACCCTTGAACTAGGCTAAGGATATAAACACAACTGATATGAGAATATTTGGTCTTATAAGTTGGAACAACTGAATAAAAGATGAagcatatgtatatattttattaaccaGAATCACTTCTGACTAGACTGTAAAGAGTATTTTTACGCAGGATTCTGAAGCCTGTTCCAGCACTTCTGGTTAATTTAAATGTCTATCTCTGAATTATCTTTCTTCGTTTGAAGAGTTTCTGCGTCTTTCACAAAGGGAGCCCCGTCTgccaagaaaaaataacaaccaTGATTGACTAAAGTGAGCAATAGGCTGGTCACTAATGAGTTTGTATTTGAACCGCatgcttattaaaaaaaaaaaacacctgtcaCTCTTGTAAAATATGTCACTTGATTGCTTGGACAAGCAGATGCTAATTTTAGACGCCACATCACAATGTCATAATCGTGTAATTGCAGCATTATCTTACTGTAGATGTAATTACAATTAAACAATAAgcattggtactgtatatactctctAAAGTTGAATATACAAATTTAAACCTAAATTACAGAATTTTTACTGTGTAATTATTTCCTTCTGCTCTGAATACAATTAAACAATAAGTACTTGTATTTACCCACAAAATGAATCAACTAATTACTTAGTTGTACTACTGTGAAATAGTTACAGGGTTTTGATCAATGTAGTGCATCTCAAATTAATGAATGGCAACATCTCCATCTCAGGCCTAATGTGCTCACCATATACATGCTTCAGATTTCATTATATTAATGACAAGTTTAAAAAGAGCAGCTGCTTTTCTGTAGTTACAGTAACAGCATGATAATTCTGCCAAGTATA is a window of Lepisosteus oculatus isolate fLepOcu1 chromosome 21, fLepOcu1.hap2, whole genome shotgun sequence DNA encoding:
- the usp47 gene encoding ubiquitin carboxyl-terminal hydrolase 47 isoform X2 gives rise to the protein MEMVPSEENQLVPKEGKFWSCRQSIFDEMKKKFSQIENAADEPRVLCIIQDTTSAKSVNEKLTFNLPASTPLRKLFEDVASKAGYVNGTFDLTWGSGTDMAPLDHSSDSSLAESGFEPGKKNFLHLTDKDGEQPQIASDESGTADSSGLDDSSQDRFIGPLPRDCTVGCSSDYSSPSYSYSSILSKSETGYVGLVNQAMTCYLNSLLQTLFMTPEFRNALYNWEFEESEEDPVTSIPYQLQRLFVLLQTSKKRAIETTDVTRSFGWDSSEAWQQHDVQELCRVMFDALEQKWKQTEQADLINQLYQGKLKDYVRCLECGYESWRIDTYLDIPLVIRPYGSNQAFGSVEEALQAFIQPETLDGPNQYFCERCKKKCDARKGLRFLHFPYLLTLQLKRFDFDYTTMHRIKLNDRMTFPEELDMSPFIDVEDEKSPQTESCTDSGAENEGSCHSDQMSNDFSNDDGVDEGICLENTSSTERSLKSKSSLTFELFSVMVHSGSAAGGHYYACIKSFSDGQWYSFNDQHVSKITQDDIRKTYGGTSGTRGYYSSAFASSTNAYMLIYRLKDPSRNAKYLEVQDFPAHITRLVQKEKDLEEQEKKQREIERNTCKIKLFCMHPVKMLMMENRLEVHKDKTLKEAVEIAYKLMDLDGIVPLNCCRLVKYDEFHEYLERSYEGEEDTPMGLLLGGVKSSYMFDLLLETRRPEQVFQPYKPGEVMVKVHVVDLKTEVIASPVSVRAYLNQTVTEFKQLISQATGLSAETMRIVLERCYNDLRLLYVPNKTLKAEGFFRSNKVFVESSDSTDHQVTFTDSLLWKLLDRHGNTIRLFVSLPEQSPGSHASRTLCQKGGGDSGHLEDNFEMVKGNRKSVEAILEESTEKLKNLSLQQQQGGGNGDSLKSSDASDFEHIESPSQEADSSMSVDNRELENRIQTSDPENNFQSEERSDSDINNDRSTSSVDSDILSSSHSSDTLCNADNAPIPLANGLDSHSITCSRRSKANEGKKETWDTAEEDSGTDSEYDENGKNKGETQYMYFRAEPYSADESSGERQKCLLVHVDKRITLVAFKQNLEPFVGVPSSQFKVFRVYANNQEFESVRLNETLSSFSDDNKITIRLGRALKKGEYRVKVYQLLVNDPEPCKFLVDAVFAKGMTVRQSKEELLPQLRDLCRLDLSIDRFRLRKKTWKNPGTVFLDYHVYEEDINISSNWEVFLEVLDEPERMKSMSQLAVLTRRWSPAQMKLEPFREAVLESSSVDELKEKLSEISGIPLENVEFAKGRGTFPCDISVLEIHQDLDWNPKVSTLNVWPLYICDDGAVVFYRDKSEELMELSDEERNELMKKESSRLLKTGHRVNYSPRKEKALKIYLDGAPNKDSGQD